From the genome of Dermochelys coriacea isolate rDerCor1 chromosome 1, rDerCor1.pri.v4, whole genome shotgun sequence:
AACCCGGCGTGTAACGATTTGTAATTCTCTTTGTTCCTCTCTCGGATCGATGGCCTCCTCCCTCACGCCACCTCTCCTGGCTGCTTCCTTCGCCGGCATTTGCAGGAGCGGAAAGGAGAAGCAGCCGCCTGGACAATAACAACCTGCCGCCGCCGCGCCTCTCCCAGCTTCGCGAGGCATGGCCCACCCACtggaggggcaggagagagaagcccTGCGGTGCCCCCCGCCTCGCCAgggcctcttccccacccactccGCGGCCATCTGCAGCCCCTCAGCCGCCCGGCGGCATGGGCAGCGGCGCGACTCCCTGCTGACCGGGGCCACCCCGCCGCGAGCTCCGCTCCTCGGGAAAGACGCGCTACATTAACTTGCCAGGCGCGATTACGCTGCttcctcccccgctccccccagcccctggaaCTTGTTGCCGGCGGAGCTTGGCGGCGGCGGGGGAAGCCCCGGTAGCTCTGGCCCCGTGGCTCGGGGCTGGCTTTCCCAGTAGGCTCCCGCCTCTCCCGACAGGGCCCCGCGGATGAAAAAAAGTCTCCATGCAAGTGAGCGCTGTGGCCAGACTTTGCCAGGTACGTACCCGCGGGCTGCGCCCGGGCCGGGCGAGGGCGAGGGCGAGGCGAGCCTGGGGCGGGCGGGGGTCCCTGTCTCGAGCCGGCAAACTGCACCCGGCCAGGGGAACCAGGGAGGCTCCCTAAGCCTCGGCTCCCGCTCCAAACCTCTCCCTGACACCGTCCGGACCGCGAGACCCCTTCCCCCTAATCGCACACGAGACTCACTGATCCCTTCCCTGGCCCCCGCTCCTTGCACTATGGAGACCCCCTAGTCCCCCTGCCTCCCTAGCCTCAGCATGCCCCCCTCCGGGCACTATGGATATCCCCTAAACCCCTGCCTCCCTACCCTCAGCATGCCCCCCTCCGGGCACTATGCACACCCCCTAATCCCCTGCCTCCCTACCCTCAGCATGCCCCCCTCCGGGCACTATGGATATCCCCTAAACCCCTGCCTCCCTACCCTCAGCATGCCCCCCTCCGGGCACTATGCAGACCCCCTAATCCCCCTGCCTCCCTACCCTCAGCATGCCCCCCTCCGGGCACTATGCAGACCCCCTAATCCCCCTGCCTCCCTACCCTCAGCATGCCCCCCTCCGGGCACTATGGATATCCCCTAAACCCCCTGCCTCCCTAACCTCAGCATGCCCCCCTCCGGGCACTATGCACACCCCCTAATCCCCTGCCTCCCTACCCTCAGCATGCCCCCCTCCGGGCACTATGCAGACCCCCTAATCCCCCTGCCTCCCTACCCTCAGCATGCCCCCCTCCGGGCACTATGCAGACCCCCTAATCCCCTGCCTCCCTACCCTCAGCATGCCCCCCTCCGGGCACTATGCAGACCCCCTAATCCCCCTGCCTCCCTACCCTCAGCATGCCCCCCTCCGTGCACCATGGATATCCCCTAATCCCCTGCCTCCCTACCCTCAGCATGCCCCCCTCCGGGCACTATGGATATCCCCTAAACCCCCTGCCTCCCTAACCTCAGCATGCCCCCCTCCGGGCACTATGGATATCCCCTAAACCCCCTGCCTCCCTAACCTCAGCATGCCCCCCTCCGGGCACTATGCAGACCCCCTAATCCCCCTGCCTCCCTACCCTCAGCATGCCCCCCTCCGGGCACTATGCAGACCCCCTAATCCCCCTGCCTCCCTAACCTCAGCATGCCCCCCTCCGTGCACCATGGATATCCCCTAATCCCCTGCCTCCCTACCCTCAGCATGCCCCCCTCCGGGCACTATGGATATCCCCTAAACCCCCTGCCTCCCTAACCTCAGCATGCCCCCCTCCAGGCACTATGCAGACCCCCTAATCCCCCTGCCTCCCTAACCTCAGCATGCCCCCCTCCGTGCACCATGGATATCCCCTAATCCCCTGCCTCCCTAACCTCAGCATGCCCCCCTCCGGGGACTATGCAGACCCCCTAATCCCCCTGCCTCCCTAGCCTCAGCATGCCCCCCTCCGGGCACTATGCACACCCCCTAATCCCCTGCCTCCCTACCCTCAGCATGCCCCCCTCCGGGCACTATGGATATCCCCTAAACCCCCTGCCTCCCTAACCTCAGCATGCCCCCCTCCGGGCACTATGCAGACCCCCTAATCCCCTGCCTCCCTACCCTCAGCATGCCCCCCTCCGGGCACTATGCAGACCCCCTAATCCCTCTGCCTCCCTAGCCTCAGCATGCCCCCCCCACACTATGGAGTCCCCGCTAATCCCCCTGCTTCCCTAGCCTCAGCATGTTGCCCCATAACTCTCACCCCTTCTCCCCCGTCCCTGACACCCCCTGAACTATGGAGCCCCCTTACTCCTCCTGCCTCCCTAGCCTCAGCATGGGCTCCTCTGAGCCCcgcccctccctgaccccccgCACTACGGAGACCCCCTAACCCTCTAGCCCCACCCAACCCGCGCTTCAGTCCAGACTCCACAACCCGtgtctcccctcccagccccacagtcACTGTAACGCGTCTCTCCCTCCCcgaccccagccccaccccggctTTCGCCAAACTTCTCTtctcccgccccagccccccaTAAACCAGCAGGCTCCTCCCGCCAACAGCTCCTTCGCCTGGATGCTTAAGCGCCCCCCCGGCTATTCCCCGGCGCCGGGGCCCTTCTGACGCCCCGCGCACTGGCTCTCCCCGGGCTCCGCGCTGCTCTCCTCCCGGCTCTGGGCCCCGCCGCATCACCCCAGCCCCGATTCCCCCCTCGCCGGGAGGCAGCCGCCCCCTCCGTCGGGGCTTCCCCCGCGCCTCACTCTCCGCTCCAGCGTGTTTTCCTGGAAGGAAACTCGCCGTGAAGTTTAAGGCTGTCGCCTAGAGCTCCTCCCCCGGCCCCTTCTCCCGGGGCCGAAACCCCAGGGGCACccgggcggggaggaggggggcgggggatcAGTCCCGACGTCGCGCTGGGGCTCTGCATAGGGAAGGGGCGGCCGCCTGCGCCTGCCCACTCCCCTTCCAGCCGGGCCACTTAGCGGTGTGCAGggcgggcggggctggggagaAATGCTGCGGTGGCCCCCGGCTGGGAACTGCTTCGCGGCTGCCGGCGCCTCTCTCCGGCGTCCCTCCCGCCGCCCGCGGCACCTGCCCGGCTCCTCCGGCAGGAACAGGTGGGCGGAGAGTCGGGGTGGGCGCACATCGCTAGGGCAGAAAGATCTTCCCCTAGCTCCAGGTGGCTGGCCCTCGCTGGCTGCTGGGTGCACACCCTCGCGGGCTGTGTCTGTATGCAACAGACGGACCTTTCTTCACAGGAACCAGCTGGTAGGGAGGGTGAGGTTTTTTTGAACCACCAGTGCATGATGAATTTCCCAATGCTCTGATTGATGATCTTAAGCcactgggaggggaaaggggggagacAAGGCAAGTctttaaataaatactaatactaatgaataaataaataataatgttcagTACATTGATATTGTGtgagcatttttatttattccttttttaaaaatttatattttagTGGCCAAGCCTAGATTGGCTCTAAAGTGATCCCTCAGCGGCAGCTGCACTACCAGGTTGGACCAtggcagcaggagtagcagcttggTTGCCATTTGCGCGGGCGGCAGCCATAGGATGGATGCCAGTGGCCACGAATCCCATGCcacctgctccccggcaggagagAAAGCGAAGCCGGGACTCTCTGATTGTGTTGAACGTGAGTGGTACCCAGTTCCAGACATGGCAGGACACCCTGGAGCGCTACCCTGATACACTGCTGGGCAGCTCGGAGCGGGACTTCTTCTACCACGCAGAGACACAGCAGTACTTTTTTGACCGGGATCCTGACATCTTCCGTCACATTCTCAACTTCTATCGTACAGGGAAGCTGCACTACCCCCGCCAAGAATGTATATCAGCTTACGACGAGGAGCTGGCCTTCTTTGGCATCATCCCTGAGATCATAGGTGACTGCTGCTATGAGGAGTACAAGGATCGCCGACGTGAGAATGCTGAGCGCCTGCAGGATGATGCGGATCAGGATCATGCGGCTGAGAGTTCCCTGCCTTCCATGACAACTCGGGAGAGAATGTGGCGGGCCTTCGAAAATCCACACACAAGTACACTGGCCCTGGTCTTCTACTATGTCACTGGCTTCTTCATTGCTATCTCTGTCATTGCCAATGTGGTGGAGACAGTGCCCTGTGGGGTAAACCCTGGTCGCATCAAGGAGCTGCCCTGTGGGGAGCGCTATGCTGTGGCTTTCTTCTGCCTGGATACTGCCTGTGTCATGATTTTCACTGTTGAGTATCTGCTGCGTCTGGTGGCAGCCCCCAACCGCTACAAGTTTGTGCGCAGTGTCATGAGTGTTATTGATGTAGTGGCCATCATGCCCTATTACATTGGTCTGGTGATGACAGATAATGAGGATGTCAGTGGGGCCTTTGTGACACTGCGAGTCTTCCGTGTCTTCCGGATCTTTAAGTTTTCCCGCCACTCACAGGGGCTGCGCATCCTGGGTTACACGCTAAAAAGCTGTGCCTCGGAGTTGGGCTTTCTCCTCTTCTCACTGACCATGGCC
Proteins encoded in this window:
- the KCND2 gene encoding potassium voltage-gated channel subfamily D member 2 isoform X1: MAAGVAAWLPFARAAAIGWMPVATNPMPPAPRQERKRSRDSLIVLNVSGTQFQTWQDTLERYPDTLLGSSERDFFYHAETQQYFFDRDPDIFRHILNFYRTGKLHYPRQECISAYDEELAFFGIIPEIIGDCCYEEYKDRRRENAERLQDDADQDHAAESSLPSMTTRERMWRAFENPHTSTLALVFYYVTGFFIAISVIANVVETVPCGVNPGRIKELPCGERYAVAFFCLDTACVMIFTVEYLLRLVAAPNRYKFVRSVMSVIDVVAIMPYYIGLVMTDNEDVSGAFVTLRVFRVFRIFKFSRHSQGLRILGYTLKSCASELGFLLFSLTMAIIIFATVMFYAEKGSSSSKFTSIPAAFWYTIVTMTTLGYGDMVPKTIAGKIFGSICSLSGVLVIALPVPVIVSNFSRIYHQNQRADKRRAQKKARLARIRAAKSGTANAYMQSKRNGLLSNQLHQSTKEEEQNFLSKSGSSFETQHHHLLHCLEKTTGLSYVVDDPILSISCSTPFKNHEFVDEHVYEDSCMEVSTVNRSSSHSPSLSSQQGVTSTCCSRRHKKTFRIPNTNITGSRPGSIQELSTIQIRCAERTSLSNSRSSLNAKMEECVKLNCEQPYVTTAIISIPTPPVTTPEGDNRPESPLYSGGNIVRVSAL
- the KCND2 gene encoding potassium voltage-gated channel subfamily D member 2 isoform X2; its protein translation is MAAGVAAWLPFARAAAIGWMPVATNPMPPAPRQERKRSRDSLIVLNVSGTQFQTWQDTLERYPDTLLGSSERDFFYHAETQQYFFDRDPDIFRHILNFYRTGKLHYPRQECISAYDEELAFFGIIPEIIGDCCYEEYKDRRRENAERLQDDADQDHAAESSLPSMTTRERMWRAFENPHTSTLALVFYYVTGFFIAISVIANVVETVPCGVNPGRIKELPCGERYAVAFFCLDTACVMIFTVEYLLRLVAAPNRYKFVRSVMSVIDVVAIMPYYIGLVMTDNEDVSGAFVTLRVFRVFRIFKFSRHSQGLRILGYTLKSCASELGFLLFSLTMAIIIFATVMFYAEKGSSSSKFTSIPAAFWYTIVTMTTLGYGDMVPKTIAGKIFGSICSLSGVLVIALPVPVIVSNFSRIYHQNQRADKRRAQKKARLARIRAAKSGTANAYMQSKRNGLLSNQLHQSTKEEEQNFLSKSGSSFETQHHHLLHCLEKTTNHEFVDEHVYEDSCMEVSTVNRSSSHSPSLSSQQGVTSTCCSRRHKKTFRIPNTNITGSRPGSIQELSTIQIRCAERTSLSNSRSSLNAKMEECVKLNCEQPYVTTAIISIPTPPVTTPEGDNRPESPLYSGGNIVRVSAL